The DNA window GCAAAAGGATCCGCCTCCGCGCTCCAATTGGCACGCCACAGGCTTTCGCCGCCGGCCATGGTTTTTTCTTCCTCTATATGCTCAGCTGGCAATTCGTCGATGAAGCGGGAGGGGATGGAGCTGGTCCACTGGCCATAGATGCGGCGGTTGGCGGCGTGCAGGATCGTGCAGGTCTCGCGCGCCCGCGTGATCGCGACATAGGCAAGGCGCCGCTCCTCCTCCAGGCTCGCAAGCCCACCTTCGTCCAGCGCCCGCTGGGATGGAAACACCCCGTCCTCCCATCCGGCGAGGAACAGGTGCGCGAACTCCAGACCCTTGGCGGCGTGGATCGTCATGATGGTGACCTTGGGCGAATCGGCCCCGGCGTCGCTGTCCATCACCAAGCTGACATGCTCCAGGAATTCTCCGAGGCTGCCATATTCCTCCATCGCGCGGGCGAGTTCGACCAGGTTTTCCTTGCGCCCCGCGGCCTCGGGCGTGCGATCGGCATCTAGCATGGCGTTGTAGCCGCTTTCGTCCATGATTTGCCGGACCAGCTCCGCCGGCGAAAGCTCGGTCGAAGCCTTGCGCCAGCGCGCGATATCACCCGTGAGCGCGGCGACGCTGTTGCGGGCCCGGCCCGTCAGTTCGTCGGTATCGGCAAGGCGCGCCGCGCCAATCGACAGCGGCACATTCTCGGCGCGGGCGGCGCGATGGATGGTCTCGACCGCCATCTGGCCGAGGCCGCGTTTGGGGGTGTTAACAATGCGCTCAAATGCCAGATCGTCCGCTTCCTGATTGACGATGCGCAAGTAGGCGATGGCATCGCGGATTTCGGCGCGCTCATAAAAGCGAAAGCCGCCGACGATGCGGTAATCGAGGCCAATCTGGATGAACCGATCCTCGAACTCGCGGGTCTGGAAACCGGCGCGCACCAGAATGGCAATTTCGTCCAGCGAAACGCCGTCGCGCATCCGGTCCTCGATCGCAGAGCCGATGTGGCGAGCCTCTTCCGGCCCGTCCCATACGCCGACGACCTTAACTTTCGGGCCCTCTTCGCCCTCCGTCCACAAGGTCTTGCCCAGGCGGCCGCTGTTCGCGCCGATCAGCCCGGACGCGGCGGCCAGAATCTGCGGGGTGGAGCGATAGTTCTGCTCCAACTTCACCACCTTGGCGCCGGGAAAATCCTTTTCGAACCGGAGGATATTGGCGACTTCTGCTCCGCGCCATGAATAGATCGACTGATCGTCATCACCGACCACGCAGATGTTCTTGCGCGCTTGGGCAAGCAGCCGCAGCCAGAGATATTGGACGGCGTTGGTGTCCTGATATTCGTCGACCAGGATATATTTGAAGCGGCGCTGATAGCCCTCCAGCACGTCGCGATGCGTCTTCAGGATGACGAGATTGTGGAGCAGCAGATCGCCGAAATCGCAGGCGTTCAATGCCTTTAGCCGGTCCTGATAGGTGCGGTACATCATCCGGCCCTTGCCGTTGGCAAAGGCCTCATTCTCTCCCTCATCCAGATCGGACGGGGAGAGGCCCTTATTTTTCCAGC is part of the Novosphingopyxis iocasae genome and encodes:
- a CDS encoding ATP-dependent helicase; translation: MSEAPAIDTAPLPPYVAKLNAPQREAVLTTEGPLLMLAGAGTGKTAALTARLAHIIHSRLAWPGEILAVTFTNKAAREMRERVGRMLGDTVEGMPWLGTFHAIGAKMLRRHAELVGLKSNFTIIDTDDQLRLLKTLIREANLDEKRWPARSLASLLDRWKNKGLSPSDLDEGENEAFANGKGRMMYRTYQDRLKALNACDFGDLLLHNLVILKTHRDVLEGYQRRFKYILVDEYQDTNAVQYLWLRLLAQARKNICVVGDDDQSIYSWRGAEVANILRFEKDFPGAKVVKLEQNYRSTPQILAAASGLIGANSGRLGKTLWTEGEEGPKVKVVGVWDGPEEARHIGSAIEDRMRDGVSLDEIAILVRAGFQTREFEDRFIQIGLDYRIVGGFRFYERAEIRDAIAYLRIVNQEADDLAFERIVNTPKRGLGQMAVETIHRAARAENVPLSIGAARLADTDELTGRARNSVAALTGDIARWRKASTELSPAELVRQIMDESGYNAMLDADRTPEAAGRKENLVELARAMEEYGSLGEFLEHVSLVMDSDAGADSPKVTIMTIHAAKGLEFAHLFLAGWEDGVFPSQRALDEGGLASLEEERRLAYVAITRARETCTILHAANRRIYGQWTSSIPSRFIDELPAEHIEEEKTMAGGESLWRANWSAEADPFANMSRGTGRGPGWKRAVAAGGSGGADGKLPENHRSAVSLGGQGRDDVSVGMRVFHQKFGYGKVEEIEGNKLEIEFEQAGRKRVMDTFVELG